A window of Cryptomeria japonica chromosome 3, Sugi_1.0, whole genome shotgun sequence contains these coding sequences:
- the LOC131064011 gene encoding aspartic proteinase nepenthesin-1-like, producing MRSHSHDRIFFGRTFQIEGEFNAQIRGRLQFYPATEWSIAGIPTLNLHRSSIPPRIPEFPALSNFLKRFKTGCNPDCMLNYRYDVGSETSGDLAYESLSIGSGSDSMIAGIAFGCVHNNQGRGFFQGGGLVGLGTSPISLISKVHNKFTYCLLSITDSPSQTSPLIFGAAVNIHSRTFDLQSNGAGGMIIDSGATITYLVQKAIQNAIDLTPTDGSYLCIAIDLNMPWLSLVIGWYK from the exons ATGCGTTCG CATTCCCATGATCGCATCTTCTTCGGACGGACATTTCAAATTGAGGGTGAATTTAACGCGCAGATCAGAGGGAGACTTCAATTTTACCCAGCAACTGAGTGGAGTATTGCCGGAATTCCTACACTCAATCTACACCGATCTTCCATCCCTCCACGTATTCCAGAGTTCCCTGCACTAAGCAATTTTCTGAAGAGATTTAAAACTGGATGCAATCCAGATTGTATGCTTAATTATAGGTATGACGTTGGTTCTGAGACCAGCGGTGACCTGGCTTACGAGTCATTGTCCATTGGGAGCGGCAGCGACAGCATGATTGCAGGGATTGCTTTTGGATGCGTCCATAACAACCAAGGACGAGGATTTTTTCAGGGTGGCGGTCTTGTGGGCCTTGGAACAAGTCCTATCTCACTCATCTCCAAGGTACATAACAAATTCACTTACTGTCTCTTGTCCATCACGGACTCTCCTTCACAAACTAGCCCTCTCATTTTCGGTGCGGCCGTAAATATTCATTCTAGAACTTTTGATCTGCAATCGAACGGTGCCGGAGGCATGATCATCGACTCGGGAGCCACAATTACCTATCTAGTCCAGAAAGCAATTCAGAATGCCATTGATCTTACCCCTACAGACGGATCTTACTTATGTATTGCCATTGATCTCAACATGCCttggttgtcattagtgattgGTTGGTATAAATGA